A window of Ignavibacterium sp. contains these coding sequences:
- a CDS encoding DEAD/DEAH box helicase family protein codes for MATPEQKAREIIDIKLTQAGWIIQDLKDFNPSAGLGIAVREYPTESGSADYILFIDRKPGGVIEAKKEGITLSAVHDQTERYSADNLKYIRKDEILPFQYESTGTETLFTDARDPSPRQREIFHFHKPETLLDWLKQENTLRARLKNFPVLNPSGLRVCQLNAIINLEQSFAQNKPRALIQMATGAGKTFTAITAIYRFLKFAKAKRILFLVDTRNLGKQAEQEFQAYKPNDDKRLFTELYTVQRLRSNFIDPSAQVCISTIQRMYSILKGKELDERNEDESPYESKIIDKPVEVDYNPSVPIETFDFIIIDECHRSIYNLWKQVLDYFDAFMIGLTATPDKRTFAFFHENIVSEYTLQKSIEDRVNVGYDVYTIETEITKQGAKISAKQYVDLRNKMTRKKEWKQLEDEVDYTPTQLDRDIVNPSQIRNIIRECRRVITEEFFPDRNEIPKTLIFAKTDSHAEDIVHIVREEFGEGNDFCKKITYNTKPDDPESILQQFRTAYYPRIAVTVDMIATGTDVKPIEVLIFMRDVRSRNYFQQMIGRGTRSLNKDDLVKVSPSAKLNKERFFIIDCVGAFKSLKVDYQVVDKKPSVPLKDLMRMAVLQPDEDTLTSLIARLLRLDRQISESDRKKIEELSGGKTISQIASDLAKPFDPDFQSEIVAKTISLKPDEEPTEQQIQSVIQPFIQSAIRPFDNPQLRDFIENARRSIYQIIDTTNIDRVIHSGFDAQAKEHSEEIINNFRKFIDENKDEIIALKIYYSHSRDRACPVRGSNYDIIKELRDALANPPYHLTVDQIWNAYQRLEPRKVKHRTTVGMLTDIISLLRFELKIDDTLEPYSEIVNRRFKEWVFKRNAGPKQFTEEQMNWLRMIKDHIVSSVRIDKDDFELSPFVEEGGLGKFYQLFGAETEKIIEEINNELAA; via the coding sequence GTGGCAACACCAGAACAAAAAGCCCGTGAGATTATTGATATAAAGCTTACTCAAGCCGGTTGGATTATTCAGGATTTAAAGGATTTTAATCCTTCCGCAGGATTGGGTATTGCTGTAAGAGAATATCCTACCGAAAGCGGTTCTGCTGATTATATTCTTTTTATTGATCGTAAACCAGGTGGTGTGATTGAAGCTAAAAAAGAAGGCATTACTCTCAGTGCTGTTCACGATCAGACTGAACGATATTCTGCAGATAATCTTAAGTACATCCGTAAAGATGAAATTCTTCCGTTTCAATATGAATCTACCGGAACTGAAACTCTGTTCACTGATGCACGTGACCCATCACCACGACAAAGAGAAATTTTTCATTTTCATAAACCTGAGACTTTACTTGATTGGCTTAAACAAGAAAATACACTTCGGGCAAGATTAAAAAATTTTCCGGTTCTGAATCCATCAGGACTTCGTGTTTGTCAACTCAATGCTATAATTAATCTTGAACAATCCTTTGCCCAAAATAAACCTCGTGCACTTATTCAGATGGCAACAGGTGCAGGAAAAACTTTTACTGCAATCACTGCAATTTATCGTTTCTTAAAATTTGCAAAAGCTAAAAGGATTTTGTTTCTCGTTGACACAAGAAATCTCGGTAAGCAGGCAGAGCAGGAATTTCAGGCATACAAACCAAATGATGATAAAAGACTATTTACTGAACTTTACACGGTTCAGCGGCTGCGTTCAAATTTTATCGATCCATCAGCACAGGTTTGTATCAGCACAATTCAAAGGATGTACTCAATTCTTAAAGGGAAAGAACTTGATGAAAGAAATGAAGATGAATCACCGTATGAATCAAAAATTATTGATAAACCGGTTGAAGTAGATTATAATCCTTCCGTTCCGATTGAGACTTTTGATTTTATCATCATTGATGAATGCCATCGCTCAATTTACAATCTCTGGAAACAGGTGCTCGATTATTTTGATGCTTTTATGATTGGACTTACGGCAACACCGGACAAAAGAACATTTGCATTCTTCCACGAAAATATTGTTAGTGAATACACTCTTCAGAAATCCATAGAAGATAGAGTTAATGTTGGCTATGATGTTTACACAATCGAAACAGAAATTACAAAACAAGGTGCTAAAATATCCGCAAAGCAGTATGTGGATTTGCGAAACAAAATGACCCGCAAAAAAGAATGGAAGCAGCTTGAAGATGAAGTAGATTATACACCAACACAACTCGACAGAGATATTGTTAATCCAAGTCAGATTAGAAATATAATCCGTGAATGCAGAAGAGTAATTACAGAAGAATTTTTTCCGGACAGAAATGAAATTCCCAAGACTTTAATCTTTGCCAAGACTGATAGCCACGCCGAAGATATAGTCCATATTGTTAGAGAAGAATTTGGAGAAGGAAATGATTTCTGCAAAAAAATTACTTACAATACTAAACCAGATGATCCGGAATCAATACTTCAGCAATTTCGCACAGCATATTATCCACGAATTGCAGTTACAGTAGATATGATTGCAACCGGTACGGATGTTAAACCAATTGAAGTCTTGATTTTTATGCGTGATGTTCGTTCAAGAAATTATTTTCAGCAGATGATTGGCAGAGGAACACGATCATTAAATAAAGATGATCTGGTTAAAGTTTCACCAAGCGCAAAACTGAATAAAGAAAGATTTTTTATTATTGATTGTGTCGGTGCTTTCAAATCACTTAAAGTTGATTATCAGGTTGTTGATAAAAAACCATCTGTGCCGCTTAAAGATTTAATGCGAATGGCTGTGTTGCAACCGGATGAAGATACATTGACTTCACTTATAGCAAGATTATTAAGACTTGACAGACAAATTTCTGAATCCGATAGAAAGAAAATCGAAGAGCTTTCCGGTGGAAAAACAATTTCTCAAATTGCTTCTGATCTTGCAAAACCATTCGATCCGGATTTCCAATCAGAAATTGTTGCAAAGACCATCAGTCTAAAGCCGGACGAAGAACCAACAGAGCAGCAAATCCAATCAGTCATTCAACCATTCATCCAATCAGCTATTCGTCCATTTGACAATCCTCAGTTAAGAGATTTTATTGAGAATGCAAGACGAAGCATTTATCAGATAATTGACACTACAAACATTGACAGAGTAATTCATTCGGGATTTGATGCACAGGCGAAAGAACACTCCGAAGAAATAATAAATAACTTCCGAAAGTTTATTGATGAGAATAAAGACGAAATTATTGCATTAAAAATTTATTATTCACACAGTAGGGACAGGGCTTGCCCTGTCCGCGGGTCAAATTATGACATAATAAAAGAACTCCGTGATGCACTTGCAAATCCGCCTTATCATCTTACTGTTGATCAAATCTGGAATGCATATCAACGTCTTGAGCCAAGAAAAGTAAAACACAGAACAACAGTTGGAATGCTTACAGATATAATTTCTCTTTTACGCTTTGAACTTAAAATTGACGATACACTTGAGCCATACAGTGAAATTGTTAACAGACGATTCAAAGAATGGGTATTCAAAAGGAACGCAGGACCAAAACAATTTACAGAAGAACAAATGAACTGGCTCAGAATGATTAAAGACCACATTGTCTCTTCGGTAAGAATTGACAAAGATGATTTTGAACTTTCGCCGTTTGTTGAGGAAGGCGGACTTGGAAAGTTTTATCAATTGTTTGGTGCAGAAACTGAAAAGATTATTGAGGAAATAAATAACGAATTAGCAGCGTGA
- a CDS encoding restriction endonuclease subunit S: MKKKKHNSTQMKQIESGLPDNSQVKSDKISENQSDHHNQHSIPSNWKWVKLGDVSEPPQYGYTTSASNEGDLKFLRTTDITSGVIDWDTVPFCKVNPKDIDKYILKDNDIVISRAGSIGYSILISKPPKAVFASYLIRFRPKTNPKFFALFLQSPNYWNQISEKKLGIAIPNVNATKLKDIYLPLPPLSEQKKIVEKIEELFSQLDSGVSALKKAKEQIRLYRQSVLASAFSGKLVREAGSKQKAVVKTEMLNEAEPKAEYKNNKLPDGWKWVKVSNVGEVVTGTTPPKNNSDYYGTSFPLYKPTDLNFGINTRDALDNLSELGATVARLLPEKSVMVTCIGATIGKTGMNRRVGATNQQINSIIINDKFIPEFVYYFCISEFFQKQIKKYSSSTTLPILNKSKFESLPFIEAPKDQQLQIVEEIEKRFSEADNLEKAIDESLAKAESLRQSILKQALEGKLV; this comes from the coding sequence GTGAAAAAGAAAAAACACAATAGCACGCAGATGAAGCAGATTGAGAGCGGTTTGCCTGACAACAGTCAGGTTAAATCAGATAAAATCAGCGAAAATCAGTCTGATCATCACAATCAACATTCTATTCCGTCTAACTGGAAATGGGTTAAACTTGGTGATGTTAGTGAACCACCACAATATGGTTATACAACAAGTGCTTCGAATGAAGGTGATTTAAAGTTTCTAAGAACAACAGATATTACTTCAGGAGTAATTGATTGGGATACTGTTCCATTCTGTAAAGTAAATCCAAAAGACATTGATAAATATATTTTAAAGGATAATGATATCGTTATCTCACGTGCTGGCTCTATTGGTTATAGTATTTTAATATCCAAACCTCCTAAAGCAGTATTCGCCTCTTACTTAATTCGTTTCCGTCCAAAGACAAATCCAAAATTTTTTGCATTATTTCTTCAGAGCCCAAATTATTGGAATCAGATTTCTGAAAAAAAACTCGGTATTGCTATTCCCAATGTTAATGCAACAAAACTTAAGGATATATATCTCCCACTCCCACCCCTCTCTGAGCAGAAAAAAATTGTTGAGAAGATAGAAGAGCTTTTCAGTCAGTTGGATAGTGGAGTTTCGGCACTTAAAAAAGCTAAAGAACAAATTCGCTTGTATAGGCAGAGTGTGCTTGCGAGTGCCTTCTCCGGGAAACTCGTGCGGGAAGCAGGCAGTAAGCAAAAAGCAGTTGTCAAAACGGAAATGTTAAATGAAGCCGAACCAAAAGCAGAATATAAAAACAACAAATTACCGGATGGCTGGAAATGGGTGAAGGTTTCTAATGTTGGGGAAGTTGTAACAGGCACAACACCACCCAAAAATAATTCAGATTATTATGGTACTTCATTCCCACTATACAAGCCGACTGACTTAAATTTTGGAATAAATACTCGTGATGCTTTAGATAATTTATCGGAACTTGGCGCAACCGTAGCAAGACTTCTTCCCGAGAAAAGTGTAATGGTAACTTGTATAGGTGCTACCATTGGTAAAACTGGAATGAATAGAAGGGTTGGGGCAACTAATCAACAAATAAATTCGATAATTATTAATGATAAATTTATACCTGAATTTGTTTATTACTTTTGTATATCGGAATTTTTTCAAAAGCAAATCAAGAAATATTCCTCATCAACTACTTTACCAATTTTAAATAAGTCTAAATTTGAATCTTTACCATTTATTGAAGCACCTAAAGATCAACAACTCCAAATCGTAGAAGAAATAGAAAAACGATTTTCAGAAGCAGACAATCTTGAAAAAGCAATAGATGAAAGTTTAGCAAAGGCAGAGAGCTTAAGACAAAGCATTTTAAAGCAAGCGTTAGAAGGGAAGTTGGTATAG
- a CDS encoding Fic family protein → MKFEEFKGGSYIQIQDYKSFLPTKINQQWIWEDAKINTLLAEANRKLGSLDSFALQIPDVDIFIEMHIAKEATKSSKIEGTKTEIEEALKKESEIDPERKNDWQEVQNYIEAMNTSISKLETLPVSTRLLKDAHRILMKGVRGAHKNPGEFRTSQNWIGGATIQDAVYIPPIHTEINELMSDLEKFLHNDQIDVPVLIRAGIAHYQFETIHPYLDGNGRIGRLLITLYLVSTKLLSKPALYLSDYFEKHRQLYYDNLNNVRVKNDLTQWIKFFLTGIIETSDKSITTFKSILKLKEEIEDKKLPELGKKLPTAKQLMKYLYKKPVVNVQEIKQELKVSLPTANSLIADFVKLKILVEKTGYRRNREFEFTEYLNLFKDN, encoded by the coding sequence GTGAAATTTGAAGAATTCAAAGGCGGCAGTTATATACAAATACAGGATTATAAGAGCTTTCTTCCAACCAAAATAAATCAGCAATGGATTTGGGAAGACGCTAAAATAAATACATTACTTGCTGAAGCAAACAGGAAACTAGGTTCACTGGATTCATTTGCTTTACAGATTCCGGATGTTGATATTTTCATAGAAATGCACATCGCAAAAGAAGCAACAAAGTCTAGTAAAATAGAAGGAACAAAAACGGAGATTGAAGAGGCATTAAAAAAAGAATCAGAAATTGATCCTGAGAGAAAAAACGATTGGCAGGAAGTGCAGAACTATATAGAAGCAATGAACACTTCAATCTCAAAACTAGAAACACTACCAGTTTCAACCAGATTATTAAAAGATGCTCATCGGATATTGATGAAAGGTGTAAGAGGTGCACACAAAAATCCAGGTGAGTTCCGTACCAGCCAGAACTGGATTGGCGGAGCAACTATTCAGGATGCCGTTTATATTCCTCCAATTCATACGGAAATTAATGAATTGATGAGTGATCTGGAAAAATTTCTGCACAATGATCAGATTGATGTTCCAGTTTTAATTCGTGCCGGAATTGCACATTACCAGTTCGAAACCATTCATCCATACCTTGATGGAAATGGTCGAATAGGTCGTTTGTTAATTACGCTTTATCTGGTAAGTACAAAGCTTCTTTCAAAACCGGCTCTTTACTTATCGGATTATTTCGAAAAACATCGTCAGCTTTATTATGATAATCTTAACAATGTCAGAGTTAAAAATGATCTAACCCAATGGATAAAATTTTTTCTTACCGGCATTATTGAAACAAGTGATAAAAGCATAACTACATTTAAAAGTATTCTAAAGTTGAAAGAAGAAATTGAAGATAAGAAATTGCCTGAGCTTGGTAAAAAATTACCAACTGCAAAACAACTGATGAAATATTTATACAAAAAGCCGGTTGTTAATGTTCAGGAAATAAAGCAAGAATTAAAGGTTTCACTTCCTACAGCTAATTCTTTAATTGCTGATTTTGTAAAATTAAAAATCCTGGTTGAAAAAACCGGATACAGAAGGAATCGCGAATTCGAGTTTACTGAATACCTGAACCTTTTTAAGGATAATTAA
- a CDS encoding class I SAM-dependent DNA methyltransferase codes for MTTASIVQRVWNYCNTLRDDGVSYGDYVEQLTYLLFLKMADEYSKPPYNRKINIPAKYNWESLKNKSGAELEAHYITILTELGKEKGMIGEIFFKAQNKIQDPAKLYKLIQMIDDENWVVLGADVKGDIYEGLLEKNAEDTKSGAGQYFTPRALIKAMVECIRPEPKKTIADPACGTGGFFLSAYDFISTNYNLDKSEKEFLKFNTFRGWEIVPNTARLCLMNLYLHGIGDLNSEPPIERADSLLSAPSEKFDYVLTNPPFGKKSSFTITNEDGTQSREALTYERQDFWTTTSNKQLNFVQHVRSMLKADGKAAVVVPDNVLFEGGAGETVRKRLLETTDLHTILRLPTGIFYAQGVKANVIFFDNKPAAKTPWTKEVWIYDLRTNMHFTLKTQQMKYDDLKDFINCYNPSNRFKRKETERFKKFSYDEIISRDKTNLDIFWLKDESLGDLENLPEPDVIANEIIENIEAGLASFREIVEGLNNKQNDKS; via the coding sequence ATGACAACAGCATCAATTGTTCAGAGAGTGTGGAATTACTGCAATACATTAAGAGATGACGGCGTAAGCTACGGCGATTATGTAGAACAGCTTACATATCTTCTCTTCCTTAAAATGGCTGATGAATATTCCAAACCACCGTACAACAGAAAAATAAATATTCCGGCAAAGTATAACTGGGAATCTCTGAAAAATAAAAGTGGTGCTGAGCTTGAAGCACATTACATAACTATTCTCACAGAACTTGGAAAAGAAAAAGGAATGATTGGCGAAATTTTCTTCAAAGCTCAGAATAAAATTCAGGATCCCGCAAAACTTTATAAGCTTATTCAAATGATAGATGATGAAAACTGGGTTGTACTAGGAGCCGATGTTAAAGGTGATATATACGAAGGTTTGTTAGAGAAAAATGCTGAAGATACAAAATCCGGTGCAGGACAATATTTTACTCCACGTGCTTTAATTAAAGCAATGGTTGAATGCATCAGACCAGAACCAAAAAAGACTATTGCAGATCCTGCTTGTGGCACAGGTGGTTTTTTCCTTTCAGCGTACGATTTTATCTCTACGAATTACAATCTTGATAAGAGTGAAAAAGAATTTCTTAAATTTAATACTTTCAGAGGTTGGGAAATTGTCCCGAACACTGCACGTTTGTGTTTGATGAATTTATACTTACACGGAATTGGTGATTTGAACAGTGAGCCACCAATTGAAAGAGCCGATAGTCTGCTTTCAGCACCCTCAGAAAAATTTGATTATGTTTTAACCAATCCTCCTTTCGGTAAAAAAAGCAGTTTTACAATTACAAATGAAGATGGAACTCAAAGCAGAGAAGCACTCACTTATGAAAGACAGGATTTCTGGACAACAACCTCAAATAAGCAATTAAATTTTGTTCAGCATGTTCGTTCAATGCTAAAAGCAGATGGTAAAGCGGCAGTTGTGGTTCCCGATAATGTTTTGTTTGAAGGCGGTGCTGGTGAAACTGTCAGGAAAAGATTGCTGGAAACTACTGACCTTCACACGATACTGCGACTTCCGACAGGAATATTTTATGCGCAGGGAGTTAAAGCAAATGTTATTTTCTTCGATAACAAACCTGCAGCAAAAACACCCTGGACAAAAGAAGTCTGGATTTATGACCTTCGTACTAATATGCACTTTACTCTTAAAACTCAACAGATGAAATATGATGATCTGAAGGATTTTATAAACTGTTATAATCCATCAAACAGATTTAAAAGAAAAGAAACCGAACGCTTTAAGAAATTTAGTTATGATGAAATCATTTCAAGAGATAAAACTAATCTGGATATATTCTGGCTTAAAGATGAGTCGCTTGGTGATTTGGAGAACTTACCTGAACCAGATGTTATAGCAAATGAAATCATAGAAAATATTGAGGCGGGTTTAGCAAGCTTCAGGGAAATTGTTGAAGGGTTGAATAATAAACAAAATGATAAATCCTGA
- a CDS encoding DUF5668 domain-containing protein, giving the protein MKTSHYFWGMFFVSLGALVLIGNLTDFSFQWSTAWKFWPSVLILIGISIMLKNQIGKAVVASLAGIVLALSIYASVSATTSLINSDFEIVIDDDNNAVFDTTYFSQEYNDSIKTAALNFNGGAGSFKLFSTTDKLIDFKAEGLKDLYSVRRNDVGSYSEIFFDMKGRSIKIGKENYKNFVEISLNPNPEWDLNFDVGAASLDLDLTQFKVRKTEINMGAAALRIKYGDQITTSDLKIDAGASDIDILIPKDVACEIKTDAALSSKNFVGFTKIKSDLYRTPNFDNAAKKLYIDIDCGVSSIDVQSY; this is encoded by the coding sequence ATGAAAACTTCACATTACTTCTGGGGAATGTTTTTTGTATCGCTTGGCGCGCTTGTGCTGATCGGAAATCTTACTGACTTTAGTTTCCAATGGTCAACAGCATGGAAATTCTGGCCAAGCGTTTTAATACTAATTGGAATTTCAATAATGCTAAAAAATCAGATTGGTAAAGCAGTAGTTGCATCACTTGCAGGAATTGTTTTAGCTCTTTCAATTTATGCTTCGGTAAGTGCTACAACTTCATTGATTAACAGCGACTTTGAAATAGTTATTGACGATGATAACAATGCCGTATTTGACACAACATATTTTTCTCAGGAATACAATGACTCAATAAAAACTGCTGCATTAAATTTCAATGGTGGTGCAGGTTCATTCAAACTTTTTTCAACAACTGACAAATTAATTGATTTCAAAGCCGAAGGATTAAAAGACCTCTATTCAGTAAGAAGAAATGATGTTGGGTCATATTCAGAAATATTTTTTGATATGAAAGGAAGAAGTATAAAAATCGGTAAAGAAAATTATAAAAACTTTGTTGAGATATCATTGAATCCTAATCCTGAATGGGATCTTAATTTTGATGTTGGTGCCGCATCACTTGATTTGGATTTAACTCAGTTCAAAGTAAGAAAGACCGAAATAAATATGGGAGCCGCAGCACTAAGAATCAAATACGGTGACCAAATAACAACCTCGGATTTAAAGATTGATGCAGGTGCATCAGACATCGACATACTAATTCCAAAGGATGTTGCTTGTGAAATAAAAACTGATGCTGCACTATCAAGTAAAAATTTTGTTGGCTTCACAAAAATAAAATCAGATTTATACCGCACACCAAATTTTGATAATGCTGCAAAGAAACTGTACATAGATATTGATTGTGGAGTTTCATCAATTGATGTGCAGAGTTATTAG
- a CDS encoding PspC domain-containing protein, whose product MEKRLYRSYTDKMLGGVCGGLGEYFDIDPVIIRVLFVVAVLFGGGGILAYIILWIVIPQKPFTIPKPNHEGSSGADATAGQSDTNQNTFQNFIVEKRRMNKNSLAGIILIFLGVLFLLDNFVPRFSFHDFWPLILIGIGFALILNARNNYNEVKQ is encoded by the coding sequence ATGGAAAAGAGATTATATCGTTCCTATACCGACAAGATGCTCGGTGGAGTTTGTGGTGGTCTCGGCGAGTATTTTGATATTGATCCGGTTATCATAAGAGTACTTTTTGTGGTTGCAGTTCTCTTTGGCGGCGGAGGAATTCTAGCTTATATAATTTTGTGGATTGTAATTCCTCAAAAACCTTTTACCATCCCAAAACCAAATCATGAAGGTTCATCAGGTGCTGACGCAACTGCAGGACAATCAGACACGAATCAAAATACTTTTCAGAACTTCATCGTTGAAAAAAGAAGAATGAATAAAAATTCGCTGGCTGGAATAATTCTGATTTTTCTTGGAGTATTGTTCTTACTGGATAATTTTGTTCCAAGATTCAGTTTCCATGACTTCTGGCCTTTAATTCTTATTGGAATTGGATTCGCGTTAATTCTTAATGCAAGAAATAATTATAATGAGGTGAAACAATGA
- a CDS encoding NAD+ synthase: MKLALCQIDPIIGDLEYNKKKILDGYKKGIEAGADLVIFPELSLVGYPPLDLVEKKEFRLAVNKAANEIASKTASVGLIFGAITEDDDLIGTDVHNSALLCYEGKIQFIQHKTLIPNYDVFDEMRYFDPSKEVFVHQFKGEKLGISICEDIWNDADYWYRRRYTRDPIQELLQKGATILINISASPYSYGKRQARKDMLSTLCRTDKLPLAYTCCVGAQTDLIFDGASMCFDKEGRLVKVGKTFDEDFILFDTREHYEEIKNCESSFEEEVFKALVYGLKEYCTKLNFKKVLVGLSGGIDSALVTCIAVEAMGAENVHVLLMPSKYSSEGSVTDSLTLIRNLGISFNNVSIQPVVDETISQLKPALKSIKSLTEENLQARIRGLYLMAYSNNEGHLLLTTGNKSEMAVGYATLYGDMAGGLAVIADVYKTDVYKIANYINLEREIIPQAIINKEPSAELKLNQTDQDTLPPYDLLDRILRMYLEENKEINEIKEIIGDEKIVMKVLRMVDFSEYKRKQAAPALRVSSKAFGYGRRYPIVQGWRK; this comes from the coding sequence ATGAAACTTGCTTTATGTCAGATTGACCCAATAATCGGAGACCTCGAATACAATAAAAAGAAAATCTTAGATGGATACAAAAAGGGGATTGAAGCTGGCGCAGATTTAGTAATCTTTCCTGAACTATCACTTGTTGGTTATCCTCCACTTGACTTAGTTGAAAAAAAAGAATTCAGATTAGCTGTTAACAAAGCTGCAAACGAAATTGCATCGAAGACTGCTTCGGTAGGATTAATTTTTGGAGCTATAACAGAAGACGATGATTTGATTGGAACTGATGTTCATAATTCTGCACTTCTTTGCTATGAAGGTAAAATTCAATTCATTCAACACAAAACTTTAATTCCAAATTATGATGTATTTGATGAGATGCGATATTTCGACCCATCAAAAGAAGTTTTCGTCCATCAGTTCAAAGGTGAGAAGTTAGGAATTTCTATTTGCGAAGATATTTGGAATGATGCTGATTATTGGTACCGACGACGATATACAAGAGATCCGATTCAGGAATTGCTTCAAAAAGGAGCAACAATTCTGATAAACATTTCTGCAAGTCCGTATTCTTATGGAAAAAGACAAGCAAGAAAAGATATGCTTTCAACTTTATGCAGAACAGATAAACTTCCGCTTGCTTATACTTGCTGTGTTGGTGCGCAGACTGATTTGATTTTCGATGGTGCAAGTATGTGTTTTGATAAGGAAGGCAGATTAGTTAAAGTAGGAAAAACTTTTGATGAGGATTTTATTTTGTTCGATACCAGAGAGCATTATGAAGAAATAAAAAATTGCGAAAGTAGTTTTGAAGAAGAAGTCTTTAAAGCTCTTGTTTATGGATTAAAAGAATATTGTACCAAACTCAATTTCAAAAAAGTTCTTGTCGGTCTTAGTGGTGGAATCGATTCTGCACTGGTTACTTGTATTGCAGTCGAAGCTATGGGAGCAGAAAATGTTCATGTTCTTCTGATGCCTTCAAAATATTCCAGTGAAGGCAGTGTAACTGATTCATTAACGCTGATTAGAAATTTAGGAATCTCATTTAACAATGTTAGCATCCAACCCGTAGTTGATGAAACAATTTCGCAACTTAAACCTGCTCTTAAAAGTATTAAAAGTTTAACTGAAGAAAATCTTCAGGCAAGAATTCGTGGTTTGTATCTTATGGCTTATTCGAATAATGAAGGACACTTGTTACTGACAACAGGAAATAAATCCGAAATGGCAGTTGGTTATGCAACACTTTATGGAGATATGGCTGGCGGACTTGCAGTGATTGCTGATGTTTACAAAACAGATGTTTATAAAATTGCCAATTATATCAATCTGGAAAGGGAAATAATTCCGCAAGCTATCATCAATAAAGAACCTTCAGCCGAGCTTAAACTAAATCAAACAGATCAGGATACACTACCACCTTATGACTTGCTTGACAGAATTTTACGAATGTATCTTGAAGAGAACAAAGAAATTAATGAGATAAAAGAAATTATTGGTGATGAAAAAATTGTGATGAAAGTTTTGAGAATGGTTGATTTCAGTGAATATAAACGAAAGCAAGCCGCGCCTGCTCTGAGAGTATCTTCCAAAGCATTTGGTTATGGAAGAAGATATCCAATCGTTCAGGGCTGGCGAAAATGA